The Enteractinococcus fodinae genome has a segment encoding these proteins:
- a CDS encoding IclR family transcriptional regulator — MGAPRNSVVHNVIDVLRCFSSEHPLVGVTEIADQVGLHKSSVSRLLSTLETEGWVEQDVTTRKYQLGLGLIAVAGPLLANLNVRKVAYPYLRELAETTQETTVLAIWEKSAAVTVEQIASERTIKHTSPLGSRYDSTGSATVQVFLADMEPSSIQKLLDQEVTRLQPGWTRAQLTQRLDKVRQQGYATNLRETFADEVGIAAPVYDHRNQVVAAVLIAAPAYRIDEPSTTQLIRQCVETAAKISTRMGNPESAENASAATALKR, encoded by the coding sequence ATGGGTGCACCGCGTAATTCGGTAGTTCACAACGTCATCGATGTCCTTCGGTGCTTCTCCTCGGAGCATCCGCTGGTTGGGGTGACAGAGATTGCTGACCAAGTGGGCCTACATAAGTCCTCCGTCTCACGGCTGTTGAGCACGCTGGAGACCGAAGGGTGGGTCGAACAAGATGTGACGACCCGAAAATATCAGCTGGGTCTCGGACTCATTGCGGTTGCCGGCCCGCTGCTAGCAAACCTCAACGTGCGAAAAGTGGCATACCCCTATCTGCGAGAACTCGCCGAGACCACGCAAGAAACCACCGTTCTGGCTATCTGGGAAAAATCCGCCGCGGTCACGGTCGAACAAATCGCATCAGAGCGGACCATCAAGCACACCTCACCACTGGGGTCCAGGTACGACTCGACCGGTTCGGCAACTGTACAGGTCTTCTTGGCCGATATGGAACCGTCCAGCATACAAAAGCTGTTGGATCAAGAGGTCACACGCTTACAGCCAGGTTGGACCCGCGCCCAACTCACCCAGCGTCTCGACAAAGTTCGTCAGCAGGGGTATGCGACAAACCTTCGCGAAACCTTTGCCGACGAAGTCGGGATCGCAGCCCCGGTGTACGACCATCGCAACCAAGTCGTTGCCGCGGTGTTAATCGCCGCACCCGCCTACCGCATCGATGAACCAAGCACGACGCAACTGATACGCCAGTGCGTGGAGACCGCAGCCAAAATTTCCACACGTATGGGCAACCCAGAGTCTGCAGAAAACGCTTCTGCCGCCACCGCGCTGAAACGCTAA
- a CDS encoding GntR family transcriptional regulator, translating into MTTLNTVDTNSESLSARAYRILLDRLIMLDIQPGEPIMEKQLAEEMGVGRTPLREALKRLESDHLVVTYPRRGTFASQVDVTELAHVSEVRQALEPLAARRAAEARGGAWREDLLEVLDDIQDLNPDQSQRDLLSYDLSVHRLIYSVTQNEHLSETLIRLDNIATRIWAALSDRLPSLYEHIVEHTHLIKQILAGEADAAEQTASDHVKNFYSMVREAL; encoded by the coding sequence ATGACCACGCTGAACACCGTCGATACGAATAGCGAGTCCTTATCCGCTCGCGCCTACCGGATCTTGCTTGACCGGCTCATCATGTTGGATATCCAGCCGGGTGAACCCATTATGGAAAAGCAGCTCGCCGAGGAGATGGGGGTCGGCAGAACCCCGTTGCGCGAAGCTCTCAAACGGCTTGAATCCGATCACTTGGTGGTGACGTATCCACGTCGGGGAACCTTTGCCAGCCAGGTCGATGTCACGGAGCTGGCCCACGTCTCGGAGGTTCGTCAAGCGCTCGAACCGCTCGCCGCTCGCCGTGCAGCTGAGGCACGGGGCGGCGCCTGGCGCGAAGACCTGCTCGAAGTACTGGACGATATTCAAGATCTTAATCCTGACCAGTCCCAGCGCGATCTGTTGTCCTATGACCTGTCAGTTCACCGGCTCATCTACAGCGTGACGCAAAATGAGCATTTGTCGGAAACGCTCATTCGATTAGACAATATCGCCACACGTATTTGGGCTGCGCTGTCTGACCGGTTGCCTTCGCTGTATGAGCACATCGTGGAACATACGCATCTGATCAAACAGATCCTCGCCGGAGAGGCTGATGCTGCCGAGCAAACAGCATCAGATCACGTCAAGAATTTTTACTCGATGGTCCGAGAAGCCCTCTAA
- the glyA gene encoding serine hydroxymethyltransferase, translating into MTSTTSMQFESQVAPSLTQDLAELDPEIAGFLDQELQRQQSGLEMIASENHTPMAVMQAQGSVLTNKYAEGYPGRRYYGGCEHADSVERLAIERVKALFGAEYANVQPHSGAQANAAVMHALIRPGDTVMGLNLAHGGHLTHGMKLNFSGRLYNIVPYSVDETTYEVDMDEVARLAREHQPKMIVAGWSAYPRQLDFARFREIADEVGAYLFVDMAHFAGLVAAGLHPSPVPHAHVATSTTHKTLAGPRGGIILTNDADIAKKINSAVFPGQQGGPLMHVIAGKAVAFKVAAEEEFAERQRRTLEGAKILADRLSQPDVADVGISVLTGGTDVHLVLVDLRDSELDGKQGEDLLQEVDITVNRNAVPWDPRPPMTTSGLRIGTPALTTRGFGTEAFKEVADIIALTLIAGATGDRQTLPELAERVTTLAEAHPLYPNLEPFGA; encoded by the coding sequence ATGACAAGTACCACCTCTATGCAGTTTGAGTCTCAGGTTGCGCCGTCACTGACTCAGGATCTTGCTGAGCTCGATCCAGAAATTGCCGGTTTTCTCGATCAAGAACTCCAGCGCCAGCAAAGCGGCCTGGAAATGATCGCATCGGAAAACCACACACCGATGGCGGTTATGCAGGCTCAAGGTTCGGTGCTGACGAATAAATACGCCGAAGGTTACCCCGGACGACGCTACTACGGTGGCTGTGAACATGCGGACTCAGTGGAGCGGCTAGCTATTGAACGCGTCAAAGCGCTCTTTGGCGCAGAGTACGCCAATGTGCAGCCACACTCCGGAGCGCAGGCCAACGCCGCGGTCATGCACGCGTTGATCCGTCCTGGCGACACAGTCATGGGCCTGAACCTGGCCCACGGTGGTCACCTGACCCACGGCATGAAGCTGAACTTCTCCGGTCGGCTCTACAACATCGTGCCCTACTCGGTCGATGAAACCACCTATGAAGTCGATATGGACGAGGTTGCCCGACTTGCGCGCGAGCACCAGCCGAAGATGATTGTCGCCGGTTGGTCTGCGTACCCACGTCAGCTGGATTTCGCCCGCTTCCGCGAAATCGCCGACGAAGTTGGCGCCTACCTGTTTGTCGATATGGCCCACTTCGCCGGTCTGGTCGCTGCCGGCCTACACCCCTCACCGGTGCCACATGCTCACGTGGCGACCTCCACGACACACAAAACACTGGCCGGTCCTCGCGGTGGCATCATCCTGACCAACGACGCGGATATCGCCAAGAAGATCAACTCGGCAGTCTTCCCGGGCCAACAGGGTGGGCCGCTCATGCACGTCATCGCCGGCAAGGCCGTGGCTTTCAAGGTTGCAGCAGAAGAAGAATTCGCCGAACGTCAGCGCCGCACCTTAGAAGGCGCAAAAATCTTGGCTGACCGGCTATCGCAACCAGATGTCGCCGACGTTGGCATCTCGGTCTTGACCGGTGGCACGGATGTGCACCTGGTACTGGTCGATCTGCGGGACTCCGAGCTGGACGGCAAACAAGGCGAAGATCTGCTCCAGGAAGTCGATATCACCGTCAACCGCAATGCCGTCCCGTGGGATCCACGCCCACCCATGACGACCTCCGGTCTGCGCATTGGTACGCCGGCACTGACCACTCGCGGCTTTGGCACCGAAGCCTTCAAAGAGGTCGCCGACATCATTGCCTTGACCTTGATCGCCGGTGCCACCGGTGATCGCCAGACCCTCCCTGAGCTCGCAGAACGCGTCACAACGCTGGCCGAAGCTCATCCGCTATACCCAAACCTGGAACCGTTCGGAGCATAA
- a CDS encoding sarcosine oxidase subunit beta family protein, whose amino-acid sequence MAELLPQHPEYLWRNPEPKSSYDVIIVGAGGHGLATAHYLAARHGITNVAVIDKGWLGGGNMARNTTIIRSNYLWDESANIYETSLKLWEELPEELDYDFLFSQRGVLNLAHHVSEVRDSKRRVNANRLNGVDSEWLEPEEVKEICPIINISDNIRYPIMGSTYQPRAGIAKHDHVAWALARSADMAGIDLIQNTEVTDVLVENGKVTGVDTTRGKIHAGQVALCGAGHSSQLAEMAGIKLPIQSHPLQALVSELFEPVHPTVVMSNHIHVYVSQAHKGELVMGAGIDTYNGYGQRGAFHVIQEQMAAAVELFPIFARAHVLRTWGGIVDTTPDASPIVSKTEVDGLYVNCGWGTGGFKGTPGAGYAMAHTIAHDEPHEINAPFSLERFETGHLIDEHGAAAVAH is encoded by the coding sequence ATGGCAGAACTTCTCCCACAACACCCCGAATACCTGTGGCGCAATCCGGAGCCGAAGTCGTCCTACGATGTCATCATCGTCGGGGCTGGCGGGCACGGGCTGGCCACGGCCCACTACCTGGCCGCCCGGCACGGCATCACCAATGTGGCCGTGATCGATAAGGGCTGGTTGGGTGGCGGCAATATGGCCCGCAACACGACCATTATTCGTTCAAACTACCTCTGGGACGAATCCGCCAACATCTACGAAACTTCGCTGAAGCTCTGGGAAGAGCTCCCCGAAGAACTCGACTACGACTTCCTGTTCTCCCAGCGCGGGGTATTGAACCTGGCCCACCACGTCTCAGAAGTGCGCGACTCCAAGCGACGGGTCAACGCCAACAGGCTCAACGGCGTCGACTCCGAATGGCTCGAACCAGAAGAAGTCAAAGAGATCTGTCCGATCATTAACATTTCGGACAACATCCGGTACCCGATTATGGGTTCGACCTACCAGCCGCGCGCGGGGATCGCCAAGCACGACCACGTCGCTTGGGCCTTGGCCCGTTCGGCTGACATGGCCGGTATCGACCTCATCCAGAACACCGAGGTCACCGACGTGCTGGTCGAAAACGGTAAAGTCACCGGAGTCGACACGACTCGCGGCAAGATCCACGCCGGCCAAGTCGCCCTATGCGGTGCCGGGCACTCCTCCCAGCTGGCCGAAATGGCCGGTATCAAACTGCCGATCCAGTCCCATCCGCTGCAGGCTCTGGTATCGGAACTGTTTGAACCCGTACACCCCACCGTGGTCATGTCCAACCACATCCACGTCTACGTTTCCCAGGCGCACAAGGGCGAACTCGTCATGGGTGCCGGCATCGATACCTACAACGGGTACGGCCAGCGCGGTGCCTTCCACGTAATTCAGGAACAAATGGCCGCAGCTGTAGAACTGTTCCCGATCTTTGCTCGCGCACACGTACTACGGACCTGGGGCGGCATCGTCGATACCACCCCGGATGCCTCGCCGATTGTGTCTAAGACCGAAGTCGACGGCCTGTATGTCAACTGTGGCTGGGGAACCGGCGGCTTCAAGGGCACCCCGGGTGCTGGCTACGCTATGGCCCACACCATCGCCCACGATGAACCACACGAAATCAACGCGCCCTTTAGCCTGGAGCGTTTCGAAACCGGTCATCTGATTGACGAACACGGCGCAGCAGCCGTGGCCCACTAA
- a CDS encoding sarcosine oxidase subunit delta, giving the protein MMLIDCPYCGPRNETEFGYGGEAHVAYPEDPYALSDREWGEFLFYRDNPKGDFAERWVHSGGCRKWFNAIRDTVSYKFKTTYPAGSPRPEVTGGSK; this is encoded by the coding sequence ATGATGCTCATTGATTGCCCGTACTGCGGGCCACGCAACGAAACCGAATTCGGCTACGGCGGTGAAGCCCACGTCGCCTACCCCGAAGACCCCTACGCCTTGTCTGACCGCGAATGGGGCGAGTTCCTGTTCTATCGCGATAACCCCAAGGGTGACTTCGCTGAACGCTGGGTCCACAGCGGCGGTTGCCGTAAGTGGTTCAACGCCATCCGCGACACTGTGTCCTATAAATTCAAGACCACCTACCCGGCCGGCTCGCCTCGCCCGGAAGTTACCGGAGGTTCCAAGTGA
- a CDS encoding 2Fe-2S iron-sulfur cluster-binding protein → MSPDQAPHAVVDHNDTVDVTIDGHPTTALRGDMVASALLATGTRSAANSMYWNRPRGVFAAGVEEPNSLVHLSPRHAGDIEESMMTSTTVPVTNGIKATQLRGLGKLDPAADQAYYDHVHVHTDVLVVGAGPAGLTAAANAAASGARVMLMDEKPWAGGSLLDAPYEIIDGVPASQWIDNTLAQLNAADDVEVLADTTVTGIYDENYAIAVQRRTYHLDEAPGEGISRERVWHVRADQVVLATGAHERPIIFKNNDRPGIMLASAVRAYLNRYAVRAGKQIAVFTTNDSVYPLVSELAATGGVVAVIDARSSASAAAQQAVSEGVNVIIGSAVVDTHAGEDNELNAITVAPLNGALDLARAQRLEVDTLAVSGGWSPVVHLHSGRKGRIDWDEQLQGFVAVESVENMRLAGALNGKYSTASALTSGAKAGAAAATAAGYAAEAKAARAIDRPYGPVQPLWLVPSPDGDTPEDYDNHFVDLQRDQTVADILRATGAGMSSVEHVKRYTSISTGADQGKTSGVPTIGVMANILGVEDLGEIGTTTFRPPYTPVGFAALAGRRRGKLFEVARGTPMHSAHVAAGAVFEDVGQWKRARYYPQGNETMDEAVYRECAAVRDSVGMFDGSTLGKIELRGKDVPEFLNRIYTNGYVKLKEGMGRYGVMLKPDGMIFDDGVTLRLAEDRYFMHTTTGGAADVLDWIEEWLQTEWPELDVFATSVTEQYATIAVVGPKSRDVMNKIAPGEDFSAEGFKFMEFRDITLASGIPARASRISFSGELAWEIAVASWYGMAVWEAVAEAGAEFNITPYGTETMHVLRAEKGFIVVGQETDGTVTPQDAGMEWILAKHKDFIGKRSFLRADNVREDRKQLVSVLPDDPTFRLEEGEALVAIDTPVGAEAGPISQEGWVTASYNSPALGRTFGLALIKNGFDRIGESLKALVDGEEVTMKIGPTVLFDPEGARRDG, encoded by the coding sequence TTGAGCCCCGACCAGGCACCACACGCCGTGGTCGACCACAACGACACCGTCGATGTGACCATTGACGGGCATCCGACTACCGCACTGCGCGGCGACATGGTCGCCTCAGCACTGTTGGCCACCGGCACCCGCTCGGCCGCCAACTCAATGTACTGGAACCGACCTCGTGGCGTGTTCGCAGCGGGTGTCGAAGAACCGAACTCACTGGTGCATCTATCGCCGCGTCACGCAGGTGACATCGAAGAGTCGATGATGACATCCACCACAGTTCCGGTGACAAACGGGATAAAAGCGACGCAACTGCGTGGACTCGGTAAGCTAGACCCTGCCGCGGATCAGGCTTACTACGATCACGTTCACGTCCATACCGATGTATTGGTGGTCGGAGCCGGCCCGGCAGGGTTGACTGCCGCAGCGAATGCCGCCGCATCGGGGGCTCGCGTCATGCTCATGGATGAAAAGCCATGGGCCGGCGGGAGCCTGTTGGATGCGCCTTATGAAATCATCGACGGGGTGCCTGCCTCGCAATGGATCGACAACACGCTGGCCCAGCTCAACGCAGCCGACGACGTCGAAGTGCTTGCAGATACGACCGTGACCGGTATCTACGACGAAAACTACGCGATCGCCGTCCAGCGCCGCACCTATCACCTGGATGAAGCGCCGGGTGAAGGCATCTCTCGTGAACGCGTCTGGCACGTGCGAGCCGATCAGGTAGTGCTGGCCACCGGAGCGCATGAACGCCCCATCATCTTCAAGAACAACGACCGCCCCGGCATCATGCTGGCCTCGGCAGTCCGCGCCTATCTCAACCGGTACGCTGTGCGCGCCGGCAAACAGATCGCCGTGTTCACCACCAACGACTCGGTCTACCCGTTGGTCTCCGAGTTGGCAGCCACCGGGGGAGTCGTCGCGGTCATTGATGCGCGTTCCTCAGCATCGGCGGCGGCACAACAAGCCGTCTCGGAAGGTGTCAATGTCATCATCGGCTCGGCGGTTGTCGATACCCACGCCGGTGAGGATAATGAACTCAACGCCATCACCGTGGCGCCACTCAATGGTGCGTTGGATCTCGCCAGGGCTCAACGCCTCGAGGTCGACACGTTAGCTGTCTCGGGTGGTTGGTCGCCGGTTGTGCACCTACACTCGGGCCGCAAAGGTCGCATTGACTGGGATGAGCAGCTCCAGGGCTTTGTCGCCGTGGAATCGGTGGAAAACATGCGCCTGGCAGGAGCGCTCAACGGCAAGTACTCCACCGCATCGGCACTGACTTCCGGCGCCAAAGCCGGCGCCGCAGCAGCCACCGCGGCAGGATATGCCGCCGAAGCCAAAGCCGCCCGGGCTATCGACCGCCCCTACGGTCCGGTCCAGCCGCTGTGGTTGGTTCCATCCCCAGACGGTGACACACCCGAAGACTACGATAACCACTTCGTTGACCTGCAGCGCGACCAGACGGTAGCCGATATCCTGCGCGCCACCGGAGCCGGCATGAGCTCGGTTGAACACGTCAAGCGCTACACCTCAATTTCCACCGGTGCCGATCAGGGTAAAACCTCGGGTGTTCCCACCATTGGCGTCATGGCCAACATTTTGGGGGTCGAAGACCTCGGCGAGATCGGGACCACCACGTTCCGCCCGCCGTATACGCCGGTCGGTTTCGCCGCGCTGGCGGGGCGTCGTCGTGGCAAACTCTTTGAGGTCGCTCGCGGCACGCCCATGCACTCAGCCCACGTTGCTGCTGGCGCGGTGTTTGAAGACGTTGGCCAGTGGAAACGCGCCCGCTATTACCCGCAGGGCAACGAGACCATGGACGAGGCCGTCTACCGCGAGTGCGCTGCGGTGCGTGACTCGGTGGGCATGTTCGATGGCTCTACACTGGGCAAGATCGAACTGCGCGGCAAAGATGTCCCCGAGTTCCTCAACCGGATCTACACCAACGGCTACGTCAAACTCAAAGAGGGCATGGGCCGCTACGGTGTGATGCTCAAACCGGACGGCATGATCTTCGATGACGGCGTGACCTTGCGGTTGGCCGAAGATCGATACTTCATGCACACCACGACCGGCGGGGCCGCCGATGTCCTGGACTGGATCGAGGAGTGGCTGCAAACCGAATGGCCAGAACTTGATGTTTTCGCGACCTCGGTGACAGAGCAGTACGCCACCATCGCCGTGGTCGGACCGAAGTCACGCGACGTGATGAACAAGATCGCCCCGGGCGAGGACTTCTCGGCTGAAGGCTTCAAGTTCATGGAATTCCGGGACATCACCTTGGCCTCGGGCATTCCGGCTCGCGCCAGCCGGATCTCGTTCTCGGGTGAACTCGCGTGGGAAATCGCGGTGGCATCCTGGTACGGCATGGCCGTCTGGGAAGCCGTGGCCGAAGCCGGCGCAGAGTTCAACATCACCCCGTACGGGACTGAGACCATGCACGTCTTACGCGCTGAAAAAGGCTTCATCGTGGTCGGGCAAGAAACCGATGGCACCGTCACCCCACAGGATGCTGGGATGGAATGGATCCTTGCCAAGCACAAGGACTTCATTGGCAAGCGCTCGTTCCTGCGTGCCGACAACGTCCGCGAGGATCGCAAACAACTCGTCTCGGTACTGCCAGATGACCCAACCTTCCGTCTGGAAGAAGGCGAAGCGCTCGTGGCCATCGATACCCCGGTCGGTGCCGAAGCCGGTCCAATCTCGCAAGAAGGCTGGGTTACGGCCTCCTACAACTCGCCGGCACTAGGACGTACGTTCGGGCTGGCCCTGATCAAGAATGGTTTTGACCGCATCGGTGAAAGCCTCAAAGCCCTGGTCGATGGTGAGGAAGTCACCATGAAGATTGGGCCCACCGTCCTCTTTGACCCAGAAGGAGCTCGTCGAGATGGCTAA
- a CDS encoding sarcosine oxidase subunit gamma: MANVQQLRRSPLTDRTEELQAASSSAVSIREVPFTTQVGLRATPGTNGYTALAQALGGLPAKVGEVIGDSSSTAVLWLSPDEFLAIDQPDSGLAETLTEVLGDRSGQVLDLSANRTIIELSGQASDLVLRKSCPLDLHPRAWAVNQAYVTEVAHTPVILWRVAENTWWIAPRISFANHVVNWLLDGMIEFSPSKG; encoded by the coding sequence ATGGCTAATGTACAACAACTCCGACGGTCACCACTGACCGACCGCACCGAAGAACTCCAAGCCGCCTCCAGCAGTGCAGTAAGCATCCGCGAGGTGCCCTTCACCACTCAGGTCGGGTTGCGTGCCACACCCGGCACTAATGGGTACACCGCACTGGCCCAGGCTTTGGGCGGGTTGCCCGCCAAGGTCGGGGAAGTCATCGGGGACTCTTCATCTACCGCTGTGCTGTGGCTTTCTCCCGATGAGTTCCTAGCGATCGACCAGCCCGACTCCGGCCTGGCTGAAACCCTCACGGAGGTCCTGGGTGATCGTTCCGGACAGGTCTTGGATTTGTCCGCGAACCGGACGATCATAGAGCTATCAGGCCAAGCATCCGATCTCGTATTACGTAAATCCTGTCCGCTGGATTTGCACCCACGGGCTTGGGCAGTCAACCAGGCTTACGTTACAGAAGTCGCCCACACACCAGTCATCCTTTGGCGAGTAGCCGAGAACACCTGGTGGATCGCGCCGCGGATTTCTTTTGCGAACCACGTGGTCAACTGGTTACTCGACGGGATGATCGAGTTTTCACCCTCGAAAGGATAA
- a CDS encoding L-serine ammonia-lyase, whose product MALSVLDMFSIGLGPSSSHTVGPMRAAAQFINGLDADTLAATERAQVELFGSLGATGIGHHSDTAVILGLAGHDPATIVPDQVDDIIAQVETSAILELAGRKRVAFDRANDVILHLSKSLPGHPNGMKSSVYDANGTELASQITYSIGGGFVVTEDELDKPLTTERKVRHDYRTGTQLLELCHQEGKSIADLTWENELEWRDAEEIRSELLHIWQVMQDCVQAGIDRTETTLPGGLKVTRRAPRLYKQLSQGGATERTGDTTDALRGIEWVNLYALAVNEENASGGRVVTAPTNGAAGIIPAVLHYYTRFLDDVTDDKIVEFMLTAGAIGIIIKTQASISGAEVGCQGEVGSACSMAAAGLAAVMGGTPSQVEDAAEMALEHNLGMTCDPVGGLVQIPCIERNAIASVKAINAARLALHGDGTHKVSLDQAIETMRATGADMMDKYKETSRGGLAVAVTMPEC is encoded by the coding sequence ATGGCATTAAGTGTGCTGGACATGTTCTCTATTGGTTTGGGGCCATCATCGTCCCACACCGTTGGTCCCATGCGGGCGGCAGCCCAGTTCATCAATGGTCTGGACGCCGACACGCTGGCGGCAACTGAGCGAGCTCAAGTGGAACTGTTTGGCTCGCTGGGTGCCACCGGCATCGGGCATCACTCGGACACCGCGGTGATCCTGGGGCTGGCTGGACATGATCCCGCCACGATTGTGCCTGACCAAGTCGATGACATCATCGCCCAAGTCGAGACCTCAGCAATCCTGGAACTGGCTGGGCGCAAGAGGGTGGCTTTTGATCGGGCCAATGATGTGATCTTGCACTTATCCAAGTCACTACCGGGCCATCCCAACGGTATGAAGTCCTCGGTCTACGATGCCAACGGCACCGAATTAGCCTCCCAGATCACGTACTCGATCGGTGGTGGATTTGTCGTGACGGAAGACGAGCTCGACAAACCGCTGACCACCGAACGCAAGGTGCGCCACGATTACCGGACCGGAACGCAGCTCTTAGAGTTGTGCCACCAGGAGGGTAAATCCATCGCGGACCTGACCTGGGAGAACGAACTCGAATGGCGTGATGCCGAAGAGATTCGTTCCGAGCTGTTGCATATTTGGCAGGTCATGCAGGACTGTGTGCAAGCCGGGATCGACCGCACCGAGACCACCTTGCCCGGTGGGCTCAAGGTCACCCGGCGTGCGCCGAGGCTCTACAAACAATTGAGCCAAGGTGGCGCCACCGAGCGCACTGGGGACACCACCGATGCTCTGCGCGGCATTGAGTGGGTCAACTTGTACGCTCTGGCGGTCAATGAGGAAAACGCTTCGGGTGGGCGTGTGGTCACGGCGCCAACCAACGGAGCGGCCGGGATTATTCCGGCGGTGCTGCACTACTACACCAGATTCCTCGACGACGTCACCGACGATAAGATCGTGGAGTTCATGCTCACCGCCGGCGCTATTGGCATCATCATCAAAACCCAGGCTTCCATCTCAGGTGCTGAAGTCGGATGCCAGGGTGAGGTCGGGTCCGCATGTTCGATGGCAGCAGCCGGTTTGGCCGCGGTCATGGGTGGTACTCCATCCCAGGTGGAAGATGCCGCTGAGATGGCATTGGAACACAACTTGGGCATGACATGTGACCCAGTCGGTGGGCTGGTGCAGATCCCGTGCATCGAACGCAACGCGATCGCATCGGTCAAAGCGATCAATGCCGCGCGACTGGCGCTGCACGGCGATGGAACCCACAAGGTCAGTCTGGACCAAGCCATCGAAACGATGCGCGCAACCGGCGCCGACATGATGGATAAGTATAAAGAGACCTCACGAGGCGGATTAGCCGTCGCGGTTACTATGCCCGAATGCTAA
- a CDS encoding HNH endonuclease, translating to METAVEMADLVQEFVDSLASLPPAASEEDNIDRLQHLERAKRALAAAQASATNAFVEQRKAHEAGMRITTSEQLKGIEAEVGLARGESPFVGAALTYTATALCNVLPNTYAALADGRMSEYHARIVAEQTSHLSDAHRREIDGLIAHRVGKASSSQLRKLIQGHAYRLDRKAAEQRAAQNQRDRRVCLDPGSDGISYLTAELPTHQAVAVMDALQQQTNKRLAAQRRDAANTPDDLDNSDAEQPLTRDQVMADLFVELLTGQTTADGVTAEVVVVMHDSSLFGDDDVPAWIPGHGPLPAGMVKHWLADPQAAKFFRRMYTRATDGQLVALESKRRHFPEGLSKMLAIRDDTCATPWCNSPVEDADHRKPWAKGGTTSWANATGLCKRCNQRKENRGWSYTGTPDRLTVTTPTGHQYTVPTRPPISQIRHTTTDPPIGPIDIAWPAAA from the coding sequence ATGGAAACAGCAGTTGAGATGGCAGATCTGGTCCAGGAGTTCGTTGACTCCCTGGCCTCGCTGCCGCCTGCTGCGTCCGAGGAAGACAACATTGACCGGCTCCAACACCTGGAACGCGCCAAACGGGCGTTGGCTGCCGCCCAGGCGAGTGCGACGAATGCGTTCGTTGAGCAGCGCAAGGCCCATGAAGCCGGGATGCGAATCACGACTTCTGAGCAACTCAAAGGCATTGAGGCAGAAGTCGGCCTAGCCCGCGGGGAGTCCCCGTTTGTGGGGGCCGCACTGACCTATACGGCCACCGCCCTGTGCAACGTGCTCCCGAACACGTATGCGGCGCTAGCGGATGGGCGCATGAGTGAATATCATGCCCGGATCGTGGCCGAACAAACCAGCCATCTCTCGGATGCCCACCGCCGGGAGATTGATGGGCTAATTGCCCACCGGGTGGGTAAAGCCTCCAGCTCCCAGCTACGCAAACTCATCCAAGGACACGCCTACCGGCTAGACCGCAAAGCGGCTGAGCAACGGGCCGCGCAGAATCAGCGAGATCGTCGGGTGTGCTTGGATCCAGGCAGCGACGGCATCTCATATCTAACCGCCGAACTGCCCACCCATCAAGCGGTAGCAGTCATGGACGCGCTGCAGCAACAAACCAACAAACGCCTGGCCGCCCAACGGCGTGACGCCGCAAACACACCCGACGACCTCGACAATTCCGATGCTGAGCAACCGTTAACTCGCGACCAGGTCATGGCTGATCTCTTCGTCGAGCTGCTCACCGGGCAGACCACCGCCGACGGGGTCACCGCTGAAGTCGTGGTCGTGATGCACGATAGCAGCTTGTTTGGTGATGATGATGTGCCGGCCTGGATTCCCGGCCACGGACCGCTACCCGCCGGGATGGTCAAACACTGGTTAGCCGACCCGCAAGCCGCGAAGTTTTTCCGACGCATGTACACCCGAGCCACCGATGGCCAACTCGTGGCCCTAGAGTCCAAACGCCGTCACTTCCCCGAAGGGCTCTCCAAAATGTTGGCCATCCGGGACGATACGTGCGCCACCCCCTGGTGCAACAGCCCAGTCGAGGATGCTGACCACCGCAAACCCTGGGCCAAGGGCGGGACCACCAGCTGGGCCAACGCCACCGGGCTATGTAAACGCTGCAACCAACGCAAAGAAAACCGAGGCTGGTCCTATACCGGCACCCCAGATCGGCTCACGGTGACCACCCCCACCGGGCATCAATACACCGTGCCCACCCGGCCCCCAATCAGCCAAATCCGGCATACCACCACCGACCCACCCATCGGCCCCATCGACATCGCCTGGCCCGCCGCAGCCTAA